From one Brachypodium distachyon strain Bd21 chromosome 4, Brachypodium_distachyon_v3.0, whole genome shotgun sequence genomic stretch:
- the LOC100830246 gene encoding LOW QUALITY PROTEIN: pentatricopeptide repeat-containing protein At1g71460, chloroplastic (The sequence of the model RefSeq protein was modified relative to this genomic sequence to represent the inferred CDS: substituted 1 base at 1 genomic stop codon) — MAMAVASTSSSLAALNHPHFLPSTPLLHSKPFKPLKPVRPPSCALADADTAAAAAPRTSQAELRPDTKNAHALSSEIRRLVHAGRLRSALSLLDHLSHRGVPASPSAFTALLSACRSLAHARQIHAHLRVHGLDSNEFLLARLVELYLTVGAADDARQLLDGLSRPSAFSWNALLHGHVRRGRGEASDAVADGFAEMRAAGAYANEYTYGCVLKSISGSARPSMVMATATHAMLIKNAFAGAPGMLMTGLMDVYFRCKKVKLAMMVFEEMPERDVVAWGAVISGFSHKGLKREALEHFRWMVNDGVKVNSVVLTSIVPVIGDLRARNLGREIHGLVLKKFRDRKDVAKVHAGLIDMYCKCGDMISGRRLFYNTKKRNAVSWTALISGYASNGKPDQALRCIVWMQQEGVRPDLIAVATVLPVCTKLKALKEGKELHAYALRRWFLPNVSLCTSLITMYSTCCHLEYSRRVFHVMDKKTVRAWTALVDAYLKNGDPSTAVELFRLMLLSNRRPDAVAITRILSAFSDIGALRLGKEVHCQVLKLRMEPLPLVAAELVKMYGRCEDLKAAQRVFNRTESKGSLTCTAIIEAYAINHRHKEALDLFAWMLSNRFVPKNVTFNVVLRICEAAEFHDEALEIFNSMVKEYNLEASEENYDCIIRILTAADRTSEAQRFADLKAALFSXPAPFLDFEHQ, encoded by the coding sequence atggccatggccgtggcctcgacctcctcctctctgGCCGCCCTGAACCATCCCCATTTTCTGCCCTCCACCCCCCTTCTCCATTCCAAACCTTTCAAGCCTCTCAAGCCCGTGAGACCACCTTCCTGcgccctcgccgacgccgacaccgcggccgcggccgctcCCCGCACGAGCCAGGCGGAGCTCCGGCCGGACACCAAGAACGCGCACGCGCTCTCCTCCGAGATCCGCCGCCTCGTGCACGCGGGGCGCCTTCGGTCCGCGCTCTCCCTCCTCGACCACCTATCCCACCGCGGCGTCCCCGCGAGCCCCTCCGCCTTCACCGCTCTCCTCTCCGCCTGCCGCTCCCTGGCGCACGCCCGACAGATCCACGCCCACCTCCGCGTCCACGGCCTTGACTCCAACGAGTTTCTCCTGGCCAGGCTCGTTGAGCTCTACCTTACTGTCGGCGCCGCCGATGACGCCCGCCAGCTGCTCGACGGTTTGTCCCGGCCCAGTGCCTTCTCCTGGAACGCGTTGCTCCACGGGCATGTGCGCCGGGGCCGCGGAGAGGCATCGGATGCTGTCGCAGATGGGTTTGCAGAGATGCGTGCTGCCGGGGCCTATGCGAATGAGTACACGTACGGGTGTGTCCTCAAGTCGATCTCTGGGAGCGCCAGACCGTCGATGGTCATGGCCACAGCCACACACGCGATGCTGATCAAGAACGCGTTTGCGGGTGCGCCAGGTATGCTGATGACTGGACTCATGGACGTGTACTTCCGGTGTAAGAAGGTGAAGCTAGCGATGATGGTGTTTGAGGAAATGCCGGAGAGGGATGTGGTTGCATGGGGGGCAGTGATTTCTGGGTTTTCACACAAGGGGTTGAAGAGGGAGGCGCTGGAGCATTTCCGTTGGATGGTAAACGACGGGGTCAAGGTGAATTCAGTGGTGCTCACCTCGATTGTGCCAGTTATTGGCGATTTACGTGCACGGAACTTGGGTAGGGAGATTCATGGGTTGGTGCTGAAGAAGTTTCGAGATCGTAAAGACGTGGCAAAGGTCCATGCAGGGCTGATAGATATGTACTGCAAGTGCGGTGATATGATCTCTGGGAGGCGACTGTTCTATAACACCAAGAAGAGGAATGCTGTCTCATGGACAGCTTTAATATCTGGGTATGCATCCAATGGGAAGCCAGATCAGGCTCTGAGGTGCATAGTTTGGATGCAACAAGAAGGAGTCAGACCAGATCTTATTGCGGTGGCAACTGTCCTCCCAGTATGCACAAAATTGAAAGCATTGAAGGAGGGAAAGGAGCTCCATGCATACGCTTTGAGGAGGTGGTTCCTGCCAAATGTCTCATTATGCACTTCACTGATCACCATGTACAGCACATGCTGTCATTTGGAGTACTCTCGCAGGGTGTTTCATGTTATGGACAAGAAGACGGTACGCGCTTGGACGGCATTGGTTGATGCCTACCTAAAGAATGGAGACCCTTCAACTGCTGTTGAATTGTTTAGATTGATGCTTCTGTCCAACCGACGACCTGATGCTGTTGCCATCACCAGGATATTGAGTGCCTTCTCTGACATTGGAGCTTTACGACTCGGCAAGGAAGTGCACTGTCAGGTGTTGAAATTGCGGATGGAACCTCTCCCGTTAGTTGCCGCAGAACTTGTTAAAATGTATGGCAGGTGTGAGGACCTCAAGGCAGCACAGAGGGTGTTCAATCGAACTGAGTCCAAGGGATCCCTGACTTGCACTGCAATAATAGAAGCTTATGCAATCAACCATCGACATAAGGAAGCACTGGATCTCTTTGCATGGATGCTGTCAAACAGATTTGTCCCGAAGAATGTCACCTTCAATGTGGTTCTGAGAATCTGTGAGGCAGCCGAATTTCATGACGAAGCTCTTGAAATTTTCAACTCCATGGTGAAAGAGTACAACCTGGAAGCATCTGAAGAGAATTATGACTGCATCATCCGCATTCTTACTGCTGCTGACCGGACTTCTGAAGCACAGCGTTTTGCTGATCTCAAAGCTGCTCTGTTTAGTTAACCAGCTCCATTTTTGGATTTTGAACACCAGTAA
- the LOC100830553 gene encoding uncharacterized protein LOC100830553, whose product MLHQENSEVFVRHHSEQLACGNLRGTDDGRSNFLPEKFHVATERNAATCLVNTASTVKEGAVDHNKRPASDGLADMVDWKRMKQGDQTICEKDHHVADADVNVPEYITYRTCEKIFDAPAYESDGSEDEGVDSPVHFSLPHNYEDYIRSAGFYQKEDIFSSLGVCPPSKTVPIGPNYQAELPECASDRKRNSIDDYADLSSSSHVCAGSEAESNKWIGNCIIPMPGSVELSSMPKPVCCKADCRCVDEDSIECVSKHVREARERLMGALGPNTFKELGFCDMGEEVSLRWTEEEEHLFQEVVSSNPASLGRNFWDELLLAFPFKTSKELVSYYFNVFMLRKRAEQNRFDPMNVDSDNDEWQGSDDDEFAVTERADDDLLHESLTDQDDGVFNQVSLERNIHQKSSEEDELDNSGGEMQENCCTERDVMASGLPVMSFVDHNQEATTLDADAQDDSCTSFEAQHIGVANGTPADIPGDHYGDDGFGSVADHGYFGGHCDPKAWDIGFPSVWEKDDFLSTNNVIEEVFGKGSCENENNSSASQGIM is encoded by the exons ATGTTGCATCAAGAAAACAGTGAGGTTTTTGTGAGGCACCACTCTGAGCAGCTTGCATGTGGCAACTTGAGGGGAACGGATGATGGTCGCTCAAACTTTCTTCCTGAGAAATTCCATGTCGCAACAG AACGGAATGCCGCAACTTGTCTAGTCAATACTGCCAGTACTGTTAAAGAAGGGGCAGTGGATCATAATAAGAGACCTGCATCCGATGGTTTGGCAGACATGGTGGACTGGAAGCGAATGAAGCAGGGAGACCAAA CTATATGCGAGAAAGATCATCATGTGGCAGATGCTGATGTAAATGTTCCCGAGTATATAACATACAGGACATGTGAGAAAATCTTTGATGCACCAGCATATGAGAGTGACGGaagtgaagatgaaggtgTAGATTCACCTGTTCATTTTTCACTACCTCATAATTATGAGGACTACATACGATCTGCCGGTTTTTATCAAAAGGAAGACATTTTCTCATCTCTTGGTGTTTGCCCCCCAAGCAAAACAGTTCCTATTGGGCCAAATTATCAGGCTGAGTTACCAGAGTGTGCATCTGATAGAAAGAGGAATTCCATTGATGATTATGCTGATCTCTCATCATCTTCTCATGTATGTGCTGGAAGTGAAGCGGAGAGTAACAAGTGGATTGGAAACTGTATCATTCCAATGCCCGGTTCAGTTGAGTTATCTTCAATGCCGAAACCCGTTTGCTGTAAAGCAGATTGCCGTTGTGTTGATGAAGATTCGATTGAGTGTGTGAGCAAGCATGTGAGGGAAGCAAGAGAAAGACTAATGGGTGCCCTTGGTCCAAACACCTTCAAAGAGTTGGGATTCTGTGATATGGGTGAGGAGGTATCCTTGAGATggacagaggaggaagagcatTTGTTCCAGGAAGTGGTATCATCAAACCCTGCCTCTCTTGGAAGGAACTTTTGGGATGAACTTCTGCTTGCCTTCCCATTCAAGACTAGCAAAGAGTTAGTGAGCTACTATTTCAATGTCTTCATGTTGAGGAAGAGGGCTGAACAGAACAGGTTTGATCCAATGAATGTTGACAGTGACAATGACGAATGGCAGGGaagtgatgatgatgagttTGCGGTCACAGAAAGGGCTGATGATGATCTGCTGCATGAGTCTCTTACTGATCAAGATGATGGTGTATTCAATCAAGTTTCTCTGGAGCGAAATATCCATCAAAAGTCCAGCGAGGAAGATGAGTTGGATAACTCTGGTGGGGAAATGCAAGAGAACTGCTGCACAGAGAGGGATGTCATGGCGTCAGGTCTTCCTGTAATGTCCTTTGTGGACCATAACCAGGAGGCAACCACATTAGATGCAGATGCCCAAGATGACTCGTGCACATCATTTGAGGCTCAGCATATTGGTGTTGCAAATGGGACACCCGCAGATATTCCTGGAGATCACTACGGGGACGATGGCTTTGGCAGTGTTGCAGATCATGGATACTTCGGTGGCCATTGCGACCCGAAAGCTTGGGACATTGGTTTCCCTAGTGTGTGGGAGAAGGATGATTTTCTTTCAACAAACAATGTCATAGAGGAGGTGTTTGGAAAGGGTTCTtgtgaaaatgaaaataactCTTCTGCTTCCCAGGGCATCATGTAA
- the LOC104585164 gene encoding potassium transporter 18 encodes MFRCGALWVQGHPQEGRRLRKDALRQPAALRPAGEHDGGLHVYTDSDDYNALADQQELNEVSSNVRSIAELSSYAGSCSGEQRWPGHVVGADDDGGSVTFKTVGDEVAFLNSCRDAGVVHILGNTVIRACRDSGLVKKIAINYLYAFLRKICRENSVIFNVPHESLLNVGHVFCV; translated from the coding sequence ATGTTCCGCTGTGGCGCCCTATGGGTACAAGGACATCCACAAGAAGGACGACGACTTCGAAAAGATGCTCTTCGACAGCCTGCTGCTCTTCGTCCGGCTGGAGAGCATGATGGAGGACTACACGTCTACACGGACTCCGACGATTACAACGCCTTGGCGGACCAGCAGGAGCTGAACGAAGTGAGCAGCAACGTCAGGTCTATCGCCGAGCTCAGCAGCTATGCCGGGTCATGCTCCGGAGAACAACGATGGCCGGGTCATGTCGTCGGGgcagacgacgacggcggcagcgtTACGTTCAAGACGGTGGGCGACGAGGTGGCCTTCCTGAACTCATGCAGGGACGCCGGGGTGGTGCACATCCTCGGCAACACTGTCATCAGGGCCTGCAGGGACTCAGGACTGGTGAAGAAGATCGCCATCAACTACCTGTACGCCTTTCTGAGGAAAATCTGCAGGGAGAACAGCGTCATCTTCAATGTTCCCCATGAGAGCCTGCTCAATGTTGGGCATGTGTTCTGTGTCTAG
- the LOC100829944 gene encoding probable serine/threonine-protein kinase At1g09600: MCLHTKLKFPKFSCLPKILARNTANIGLNLIHSFKKASHVLMGCLCSKGAKDHVDATSEKRTPSRKDGPAAAASVKTASDGSKVMPDVGDNVVVSFDVRISSSNNAELNAGWPAWLVNVAPKAVEGWLPRQADSFEKLDKVGQGTYSIVYKARDLETGKIVALKKVRFTNMDPESVRFMAREIHILRRLDHPNIIKLEGIVTSRASQSLYLVFEYMEHDLSGLIASPSLKLTEPQIKCFVQQLLHGLDHCHKNGVLHRDIKGSNLLIDSNGTLKIADFGLAITYDPNNPQPLTSRVVTLWYRPPELLLGATEYGVAVDMWSTGCIVAELFTGKPIMPGRTEVEQIHKIFKLCGSPMEDYCNKSKVPETAMFKPQQQYRRCVAETFKVFSPSAVVLIDSLLSLEPQVRGTASSALQSEFFRTEPLACDPSSLPNIPPSKEYDVRLRQEEAKRQKNAALGGRGAESFKPGNENHVTSHAINGAAESKEHTNTSSRCNSVKFNPEDSVPGFRVEPRPSPTTVQAPGYGSAWNTAGFTDHSAVPSRVCSSVHVANTAASRAKASSHSHIPQFGTTDLRNAADQVADQNEPPDRPASSHKKNPPEVKDNMNHGRKFRRIHHSGPLVPPGGNMEDMLKEHERHIQEAVRKARFGKVAREL; the protein is encoded by the exons ATGTGCCTTCACACCAAGCTAAAATTTCCAAAGTTCAGCTGCCTCCCAAAG ATATTGGCCAGAAACACTGCAAATATTGGCCTCAATCTGATTCACTCATTCAAAAAGGCATCGCATGTGCTTATGGGCTGCCTTTGCTCAAAAGGCGCCAAAGATCATGTTGATGCCACTTCTGAAAAGAGAACACCATCAAGAAAAGATggccctgcagctgcagcaagtGTCAAGACTGCATCAGATGGCAGCAAAGTCATGCCAGATGTCGGAGACAACGTCGTTGTATCTTTTGATGTTCGGATCAGCAGTAGTAACAATGCAGAGTTGAATGCTGGGTGGCCGGCTTGGCTCGTTAATGTGGCGCCTAAAGCAGTGGAAGGCTGGTTGCCTCGGCAAGCCGATTCATTTGAGAAATTAGACAAG GTCGGACAAGGAACTTACAGTATTGTGTATAAAGCTCGAGATCTCGAAACAGGGAAGATTGTTGCACTAAAAAAGGTGCGGTTCACTAACATGGATCCTGAAAGTGTGCGCTTTATGGCTAGAGAAATTCATATTCTTCGGAGACTGGATCATCCAAATATCATAAAGCTTGAAGGGATTGTAACATCTCGTGCGTCGCAAAGCCTATATCTTGTTTTCGAATACATGGAACATGACCTTTCTGGTCTTATTGCATCCCCAAGCCTCAAACTCACCGAGCCGCAG ATAAAGTGCTTCGTTCAGCAGCTGCTTCATGGTCTTGATCATTGCCACAAAAATGGAGTTCTGCATCGAGACATCAAAGGCTCGAACCTCTTGATTGATAGCAATGGAACACTAAAGATTGCAGACTTTGGCCTGGCTATAACTTATGATCCCAACAATCCGCAACCTCTAACTAGCCGTGTTGTGACATTGTGGTACAGACCACCAGAGCTCTTGCTTGGTGCCACAGAGTACGGTGTTGCCGTAGATATGTGGAGTACAGGGTGTATTGTTGCAGAACTGTTTACTGGGAAACCAATCATGCCAGGAAGAACCGAG GTGGAGCAAATTCACAAGATCTTTAAACTATGTGGGTCACCCATGGAAGACTATTGCAATAAATCAAAGGTGCCAGAAACAGCCATGTTCAAGCCTCAGCAACAATATAGGCGGTGTGTTGCTGAGACTTTCAAAGTTTTTTCTCCTTCAGCTGTAGTTCTCATAGACTCCTTGCTTTCGTTAGAACCGCAAGTTCGTGGAACAGCTTCCTCAGCTCTTCAGAGTGAG TTTTTTAGAACAGAGCCACTTGCTTGCGACCCTTCAAGCCTACCGAATATTCCACCAAGCAAAGAGTATGATGTTAGACTCAGGCAAGAGGAAGCTAAGAG GCAAAAAAATGCAGCTCTTGGTGGACGAGGAGCTGAATCTTTCAAACCAGGAAACGAGAATCATGTAACCAGTCATGCTATTAATGGTGCGGCAGAATCGAAG GAACACACAAATACCAGTTCAAGGTGCAACAGTGTGAAGTTCAACCCAGAGGACAGTGTGCCAGGGTTCAGGGTGGAGCCACGGCCATCGCCAACCACAGTGCAGGCTCCTGGATATGGCTCTGCATGGAACACGGCGGGTTTCACCGACCATTCAGCGGTGCCTAGTCGTGTCTGCAGTTCCGTTCATGTCGCAAACACCGCTGCCTCAAGGGCCAAGGCATCGTCGCATTCACATATACCGCAGTTTGGCACGACAGATCTGAGGAATGCAGCTGATCAGGTTGCTGATCAGAATGAGCCACCTGATAGGCCTGCATCGTCTCACAAGAAGAACCCTCCAGAGGTGAAGGACAACATG AACCACGGAAGGAAGTTCAGAAGGATCCATCACTCGGGGCCATTGGTGCCCCCAGGAGGCAACATGGAGGACATGCTCAAGGAGCACGAGAGGCACATCCAGGAGGCGGTGCGCAAGGCGCGCTTCGGCAAGGTTGCTAGGGAGCTCTGA